Proteins from a genomic interval of Xanthomonas sp. AM6:
- a CDS encoding class III poly(R)-hydroxyalkanoic acid synthase subunit PhaC → MKGPLSFSSDDLLQETLELQRKLMEGLRVLPGLDEVQYGATERQEVWRDGKVVLYRFVGSKPPTAKVPLLIVYALVNRPYMVDLQADRSLVQGLLALGEDVYVLDWGYPDRSERYLTLEDYLLRYIDGAVDHLRAAIAGAPVNVLGICQGGTFSLCYAALQPAKVRNLVTMVTPVDFHTPDNMLSNWARQVDVDLFVDTLGNVPADLMNASYLMLKPFRLNLQKYVGLLDILDDPRALEDFLRMEKWIFDSPDLAGETFREFVKQFYQDNALMHGRARIGEHAVDLARVDMPVLNVYAEQDHLVPPDASRALRGLVGSDDYAELSFRGGHIGIYVSGRAQREVPAALHRWLAERDGGE, encoded by the coding sequence ATGAAAGGGCCGCTGAGCTTCAGCAGCGACGACCTGCTGCAGGAAACCCTGGAGCTGCAGCGCAAGCTCATGGAAGGGCTGCGCGTGCTGCCCGGGCTGGACGAGGTGCAGTACGGCGCGACCGAGCGGCAGGAGGTGTGGCGCGACGGCAAGGTGGTGCTGTATCGCTTCGTCGGCAGCAAGCCGCCGACCGCGAAGGTGCCGCTGCTGATCGTCTACGCGCTGGTCAACCGGCCGTACATGGTCGACCTGCAGGCCGACCGCTCGCTGGTGCAGGGGCTGCTGGCGCTGGGCGAGGACGTGTACGTGCTGGACTGGGGCTATCCGGACCGCTCCGAGCGCTACCTCACCCTGGAGGACTATCTGCTGCGCTACATCGACGGCGCGGTGGATCACCTGCGTGCGGCCATCGCCGGCGCGCCGGTCAACGTGCTCGGCATTTGCCAGGGCGGCACCTTCTCGCTGTGCTATGCGGCGCTGCAGCCGGCCAAGGTCCGCAACCTGGTGACGATGGTGACCCCGGTGGATTTCCATACCCCGGACAACATGCTGTCCAACTGGGCGCGGCAGGTGGACGTGGACCTGTTCGTGGACACGCTGGGCAACGTGCCGGCGGACCTGATGAACGCCAGCTACCTGATGCTCAAGCCGTTCCGGCTGAACCTGCAGAAATACGTCGGGCTGCTGGACATCCTCGACGATCCGCGCGCCCTGGAAGACTTCCTGCGCATGGAGAAATGGATCTTCGATTCGCCCGACCTGGCCGGCGAGACGTTCCGCGAGTTCGTCAAGCAGTTCTACCAGGACAACGCGCTGATGCACGGCCGCGCGCGCATCGGCGAGCACGCCGTGGACCTGGCCCGGGTCGACATGCCGGTGCTCAACGTCTACGCCGAGCAGGACCACCTGGTGCCGCCGGACGCCTCGCGCGCCTTGCGCGGCCTGGTCGGCAGCGACGACTACGCCGAGCTCAGCTTTCGCGGCGGCCACATCGGCATCTACGTGTCCGGCCGCGCGCAGCGCGAAGTGCCGGCGGCGCTGCACCGCTGGCTGGCCGAGCGCGATGGCGGCGAGTAA
- a CDS encoding DUF5329 domain-containing protein — protein MACACAVPATAAPPPSAEREIQALLAALQASPCRFQRNGSWYPAAEAKAHLQRKYDYLRKRDLAASAEQFIARGASRSSASGKAYRVACPGQPERDAADWFAQQLAALRRHAPSAAPQPD, from the coding sequence ATGGCCTGCGCCTGCGCGGTTCCCGCCACCGCCGCACCGCCGCCGTCCGCCGAGCGCGAGATCCAGGCATTGCTGGCGGCGTTGCAGGCCTCGCCGTGCCGGTTCCAGCGCAACGGCAGCTGGTACCCCGCGGCCGAGGCCAAGGCGCACCTGCAACGCAAGTACGACTACCTGCGCAAGCGCGACCTGGCGGCCAGCGCGGAGCAGTTCATCGCCCGCGGCGCCAGCCGCAGCAGCGCCAGCGGCAAGGCCTACCGGGTGGCCTGTCCGGGCCAGCCGGAGCGGGACGCGGCGGACTGGTTCGCGCAGCAGCTGGCGGCGCTGCGCCGTCACGCCCCGTCCGCGGCGCCGCAGCCAGACTGA
- a CDS encoding PspC domain-containing protein: MSQSQPARTLSRSRDERMIAGVIGGIAHRFGWSATLLRVVYVIGSIASAAFPGILVYLILWLLIPDEAD, from the coding sequence ATGTCCCAGTCCCAGCCCGCCCGCACGCTGTCGCGCTCGCGCGACGAGCGCATGATCGCCGGCGTGATCGGCGGCATCGCCCACCGCTTCGGCTGGAGCGCGACGCTGCTGCGCGTGGTCTACGTGATCGGCTCGATCGCCTCGGCCGCGTTTCCCGGCATCCTGGTCTACCTGATCCTGTGGCTGCTGATTCCCGACGAAGCCGATTGA
- a CDS encoding FAD-dependent oxidoreductase, which produces MDLKSGYPFWSVRNGLMQAFPQLRSDLRCDVAVVGGGITAALIADELLAHGHDVAVLEQRDIGWGSTAASTALLQYEIDTHMLDLAKRYGEDAAALAYTSCAQALERLRSLVRPLRDVDFGRNDSLYYASRRRHVRVLQRELELRARHGLDVEWLDAQALRAQYGVQAHGAILSHQAARVDPYRLAYRLLGRARKRGAGVYDRTRVAHIATNSRGATLRTDQGVQVRAGHVVMAAGYASQDWLDRRVARNRSSYAFVSDPLDAALLGALQDTMVWESARPYLYLRSTGDGRVVAGGEDDSVDLPARRDARVDGKARTLCRKIAKALPGLVLQPTFAWAGTFAETADGLPFFGPHPQHGPRMQFAMAYGGNGITYSMLGAGLLRAQIERRAHPLRRLFGFGRLD; this is translated from the coding sequence ATGGATCTCAAGAGCGGCTACCCCTTCTGGTCGGTACGCAACGGCCTGATGCAGGCCTTTCCGCAGTTGCGCAGCGACCTGCGCTGCGACGTGGCGGTCGTCGGCGGCGGCATCACCGCGGCCCTGATCGCCGACGAGCTGCTGGCCCACGGCCATGACGTCGCGGTGCTGGAGCAACGCGACATCGGCTGGGGCAGCACCGCGGCCAGCACGGCGCTGCTGCAATACGAGATCGACACGCACATGCTCGACCTGGCCAAGCGCTACGGCGAGGACGCCGCCGCCCTCGCCTACACGTCCTGCGCGCAGGCGCTGGAACGATTGCGCTCGCTGGTGCGGCCGCTGCGCGACGTCGACTTCGGCCGGAACGACAGCCTGTACTACGCCAGCCGCCGGCGCCACGTGCGCGTGCTGCAGCGGGAGCTCGAATTGCGCGCGCGCCACGGGCTGGACGTGGAATGGCTGGATGCGCAGGCGCTGCGCGCCCAATACGGCGTCCAGGCGCACGGCGCGATCCTCAGCCACCAGGCGGCGCGGGTGGATCCCTATCGCCTGGCCTACCGCCTGCTCGGCCGCGCGCGCAAGCGCGGCGCCGGCGTCTACGACCGCACCCGCGTCGCGCACATCGCGACCAACAGCCGCGGCGCCACGCTGCGCACCGACCAGGGCGTGCAGGTGCGTGCCGGGCATGTGGTGATGGCCGCCGGCTATGCCAGCCAGGACTGGCTGGACCGGCGCGTGGCCCGGAACCGCAGCAGCTATGCCTTCGTCAGCGACCCGCTGGACGCTGCGCTGCTCGGCGCGCTGCAGGACACGATGGTGTGGGAGAGCGCGCGCCCCTATCTGTACCTGCGCAGCACCGGCGACGGCCGCGTCGTCGCCGGCGGCGAAGACGACAGCGTGGACCTCCCCGCGCGCCGCGATGCGCGCGTGGACGGCAAGGCACGCACGCTGTGCCGCAAGATCGCCAAGGCGCTGCCGGGACTGGTACTTCAACCGACCTTCGCCTGGGCCGGCACCTTCGCCGAGACCGCCGACGGCCTGCCGTTCTTCGGCCCGCATCCGCAGCATGGGCCGCGCATGCAGTTCGCGATGGCCTATGGCGGCAACGGCATCACCTACAGCATGCTCGGCGCCGGCCTGCTGCGCGCGCAGATCGAGCGCCGCGCGCATCCGCTCAGGCGATTGTTCGGTTTCGGCCGGCTGGACTGA
- a CDS encoding hybrid sensor histidine kinase/response regulator translates to MPASDTSNAPRVTVHESTTLDLSDHRRDIFFAAVETTRMPMIVTDPRQADNPIVFVNRAFLEMTGYSSDELIGNNCRFLQGPDTDRDTVDSVREAIATRSDVAVEILNYRKDGSSFWNALFISPVYNEHGELVYFFGSQLDVSRRRDTEDALRQAQKMEALGQLTGGIAHDFNNLLQVMSGYLELIEHAVEREPLDPSRLRKSVERARDAAGQAARLTQQLLAFARKQKLEGRVLNLNALVAGMSDVAERTLGDGITFSLDLAADLRNCRIDPTQAEVALLNVLINARDAMAAQAAPRLVIQTRNVSIRADEPTTYDNLLPGHYVCVSVTDNGSGMSPDVLAHVLDPFFTTKDEGKGTGLGLSMVYGFAKQSGGAVRLYSEEGHGTTVRLYFPIDDNVENLAPRDSRSRRAFDRQGDETILIVEDRPDIAELARLFLEDQGYVTHVVHNAREALALLDTGLHVDLLYSDLIMPGGLNGVMLAREARRRRPKLKVLLTTGYAESSIERTDAGGTEFEVLSKPYNRLELTRKVRIVLDGPTGVS, encoded by the coding sequence ATGCCAGCATCCGACACCAGCAACGCACCGCGCGTCACCGTCCACGAAAGCACCACCCTCGACCTGTCCGACCACCGCCGCGACATCTTCTTCGCCGCGGTGGAAACCACGCGCATGCCGATGATCGTCACCGATCCCAGGCAGGCCGACAATCCGATCGTCTTCGTCAACCGCGCGTTCCTGGAGATGACCGGCTACAGCAGCGACGAGCTGATCGGCAACAACTGCCGCTTCCTGCAGGGGCCGGACACCGACCGCGACACCGTGGACAGCGTGCGCGAGGCGATCGCCACGCGCAGCGACGTCGCTGTGGAGATCCTCAACTACCGCAAGGACGGTTCCAGCTTCTGGAACGCGCTGTTCATCTCGCCGGTCTACAACGAGCATGGCGAGCTGGTCTATTTCTTCGGCTCGCAGCTGGACGTCAGCCGCCGCCGCGACACCGAGGACGCCCTGCGCCAGGCGCAGAAGATGGAAGCGCTGGGCCAGCTGACCGGCGGCATCGCGCACGACTTCAACAACCTGCTGCAGGTCATGTCCGGCTATCTGGAACTGATCGAGCATGCGGTGGAGCGCGAGCCGCTGGATCCGTCGCGGCTGCGCAAGAGCGTGGAGCGCGCGCGCGACGCCGCCGGCCAGGCCGCGCGGCTGACCCAGCAATTGCTGGCCTTCGCGCGCAAGCAGAAGCTGGAAGGGCGCGTGCTCAACCTCAATGCGCTGGTCGCCGGCATGAGCGACGTGGCCGAGCGCACGCTGGGCGACGGCATCACCTTCTCGCTGGACCTGGCGGCCGACCTGCGCAACTGCCGGATCGACCCGACCCAGGCCGAAGTGGCGCTGCTGAACGTCCTGATCAACGCGCGCGACGCGATGGCCGCGCAGGCGGCGCCGCGCCTGGTGATCCAGACCCGCAACGTGTCGATCCGCGCCGACGAGCCCACCACCTACGACAACCTGCTGCCCGGCCACTACGTCTGCGTGTCGGTCACCGACAACGGCAGCGGCATGTCGCCGGACGTGCTGGCCCACGTGCTGGATCCGTTCTTCACCACCAAGGACGAAGGCAAGGGCACCGGCCTGGGCCTGTCGATGGTGTACGGCTTCGCCAAGCAGTCCGGCGGCGCGGTGCGGCTGTATTCGGAGGAGGGCCACGGCACCACGGTGCGGCTGTACTTCCCGATCGACGACAACGTCGAGAACCTGGCGCCGCGCGATTCGCGCAGCCGCCGCGCGTTCGACCGGCAGGGCGACGAGACGATCCTGATCGTGGAGGACCGGCCGGACATCGCCGAACTGGCGCGGCTGTTCCTGGAGGACCAGGGCTACGTCACCCACGTCGTGCACAACGCGCGCGAGGCGCTGGCGCTGCTCGACACCGGGCTGCACGTGGACCTGCTGTATTCGGACCTGATCATGCCCGGCGGGCTCAACGGGGTGATGCTGGCGCGCGAGGCGCGGCGGCGCCGGCCCAAGCTCAAGGTGCTGCTGACCACCGGCTACGCCGAGTCCTCGATCGAGCGCACCGACGCCGGCGGCACCGAGTTCGAGGTGCTGTCCAAGCCCTACAACCGCCTGGAGCTGACCCGCAAGGTGCGCATCGTGCTGGACGGCCCGACCGGGGTGAGTTGA
- a CDS encoding Tex family protein — translation MHDTQLAQQIANTIAAEIGAQPAQARAAIALLDEGASVPFIARYRKEVTGGLDDTQLRNLETRLTYLRELEDRRAAVLASIDEQGKLSDALRAEIAAADTKSRLEDLYLPYKPKRRTRAQIAREAGLEPLADGLLADPSLTPDSFAAGFVDADKGVADVKAALEGARAILMERWGEDAALVGELRGWLGEVGVIRARVAEGKEQEGAKYRDYFDHAEALAKIPSHRLLALFRARREEIVYLELDPGSDAEAGHQYAEGRVALRAGIANQGRPGDRWLLDACRLTWRAKLHMHLLLDLFNQAREKAEAEAIAVFGDNLQDLMLAAPAGARVTLGLDPGIRTGCKVAVVDATGKLLATDTIYPHEPRRQWDQSLHTLRQLCTQHGVELIAIGNGTASRETDKLAADLIKQNPQLKLEKIVVSEAGASVYSASEFAAKEFPQLDVSLRGAVSIARRLQDPLAELVKIEPKAIGVGQYQHDVDQYRLARALDARVEDCVNAVGVYVNTASAALLSRVSGLSSSVAENIVRHRDDNGPFKRRKDLLKVPRLGEKTFEQCAGFLRIADGDEPLDASAVHPEAYPVVERIVGATGKPIKALIGDGGFLRALRPDQFTDEKFGVPTVRDILKELEKPGRDPRPEFKAARFADGVEDIKDLKPGMVLEGVVSNVAAFGAFVDIGVHQDGLVHISALSDSYVKDPRDVVKAGDIVKVKVLEVDVARKRIALTRRLDDAPAPASARAGERDGGGARPAPGAPRRERDARGGNGGGNGKPRAAAAPPQNSALADAFARAKRG, via the coding sequence ATGCACGACACTCAGCTCGCCCAGCAGATCGCCAACACCATCGCCGCCGAGATCGGCGCGCAGCCGGCCCAGGCCCGCGCCGCCATCGCCTTGCTCGACGAGGGCGCCAGCGTTCCGTTCATCGCGCGCTACCGCAAGGAGGTCACCGGCGGCCTCGACGACACCCAGCTGCGCAACCTGGAAACCCGCCTGACCTATCTGCGCGAGCTGGAAGACCGCCGCGCCGCGGTGCTGGCCAGCATCGACGAACAGGGCAAGCTCAGCGACGCGCTGCGCGCGGAGATCGCCGCCGCCGATACCAAGTCGCGGCTGGAAGACCTGTACCTGCCGTACAAGCCCAAGCGCCGCACGCGGGCGCAGATCGCGCGCGAGGCCGGCCTGGAGCCGCTGGCCGATGGCTTGCTGGCCGATCCGTCGCTGACCCCGGACAGCTTCGCCGCCGGCTTCGTCGACGCCGACAAGGGCGTGGCCGACGTCAAGGCGGCACTGGAGGGCGCGCGTGCGATCCTGATGGAGCGCTGGGGCGAAGACGCAGCGCTGGTCGGCGAACTGCGCGGCTGGCTCGGCGAGGTCGGCGTGATCCGCGCGCGCGTGGCCGAGGGCAAGGAGCAGGAAGGCGCCAAGTACCGCGATTACTTCGACCATGCCGAAGCGCTGGCCAAGATTCCCTCGCACCGGCTGCTGGCGCTGTTCCGCGCGCGCCGCGAGGAGATCGTGTATCTGGAACTGGATCCGGGCAGCGATGCCGAGGCCGGCCACCAGTACGCCGAGGGCCGCGTCGCGCTGCGCGCCGGCATCGCCAACCAGGGCCGCCCCGGCGACCGCTGGCTGCTCGACGCCTGCCGCCTGACCTGGCGCGCCAAGCTGCACATGCACCTGCTGCTGGACCTGTTCAACCAGGCGCGCGAGAAGGCCGAAGCCGAGGCGATCGCGGTGTTCGGCGACAACCTGCAGGACCTGATGCTGGCCGCGCCGGCCGGCGCGCGGGTGACCCTGGGCCTGGACCCGGGCATCCGCACCGGCTGCAAGGTCGCGGTGGTCGATGCCACCGGCAAGCTGCTGGCCACCGACACCATCTATCCGCACGAGCCGCGCAGGCAGTGGGACCAGTCGCTGCACACGCTGCGGCAGCTGTGCACGCAGCACGGCGTGGAGCTGATCGCGATCGGCAACGGCACCGCCAGCCGCGAGACCGACAAGCTCGCCGCCGACCTGATCAAGCAGAACCCGCAGCTGAAGCTGGAGAAGATCGTGGTCAGCGAGGCCGGCGCGTCGGTGTATTCGGCGTCCGAATTCGCGGCCAAGGAGTTCCCGCAGCTGGACGTGTCGCTGCGCGGCGCGGTGTCGATCGCGCGGCGCCTGCAGGACCCGCTGGCCGAGCTGGTCAAGATCGAACCCAAGGCGATCGGCGTGGGCCAGTACCAGCACGACGTGGACCAGTACCGGCTGGCGCGGGCGCTGGACGCGCGCGTGGAGGACTGCGTCAACGCGGTCGGCGTGTACGTCAACACCGCCTCGGCGGCGTTGCTGTCGCGCGTGTCCGGGCTGTCCTCGAGCGTGGCCGAGAACATCGTCCGCCACCGCGACGACAACGGCCCGTTCAAGCGCCGCAAGGACCTGCTGAAGGTGCCGCGGCTGGGCGAGAAGACCTTCGAGCAGTGCGCCGGCTTCCTGCGCATCGCCGACGGCGACGAGCCGCTGGACGCCTCGGCGGTGCACCCGGAGGCGTACCCGGTGGTGGAGCGCATCGTCGGCGCCACCGGCAAGCCGATCAAGGCGCTGATCGGCGACGGCGGCTTCCTGCGCGCGCTCAGGCCGGACCAGTTCACCGACGAGAAGTTCGGCGTGCCGACCGTGCGCGACATCCTCAAGGAACTGGAGAAGCCGGGCCGCGATCCGCGCCCGGAATTCAAGGCCGCGCGCTTCGCCGACGGGGTGGAGGACATCAAGGACCTCAAGCCGGGCATGGTGCTGGAAGGCGTGGTCAGCAACGTCGCCGCGTTCGGTGCCTTCGTCGACATCGGCGTGCACCAGGACGGGCTGGTGCACATCTCCGCGTTGTCGGACAGCTACGTCAAGGATCCGCGCGACGTGGTCAAGGCCGGCGACATCGTCAAGGTCAAGGTGCTGGAAGTGGACGTGGCACGCAAGCGCATCGCGCTGACCCGGCGCCTGGACGACGCGCCGGCGCCGGCGTCGGCGCGCGCGGGCGAGCGCGATGGCGGCGGTGCCCGGCCGGCGCCGGGTGCGCCGCGCCGCGAGCGCGACGCGCGCGGCGGCAATGGCGGCGGCAACGGCAAGCCGCGCGCGGCGGCCGCGCCGCCGCAGAACAGCGCCCTGGCCGACGCGTTCGCACGCGCCAAGCGCGGCTGA